The Stackebrandtia nassauensis DSM 44728 genome includes the window GCGACAGCGACAGCGGGCCGCTGACGACCGAGGCGATGGCCTCGGCGGCCATGCCCAGTTCGACGGCGACCGCGGCGGCGGCCAGGGTGTTGGACACGTGGTGGGCGCCGTACAGCTTCAGCGCCACCGGCGCCGAGCCGTTCGGGGTGTGCAGGGTGAAGCGAGGCTGCCCGGCCTCGCTGACCACGTCGGTGGCGCGGATGTCGGCGGACTCGGCCTCGCCGAATGTGACCACCCGGGCGCGGGCGCGGTCGCGCATCGCGGCGACCCGGGCGTCGTCGGCGTTGAGGATGACGACACCGCCGGGGGCGACCGCTTCGGCCAGTTCGCCCTTGGCGCGGGCGATGCCGTCCACGGTGCCGAACTCCCCCATGTGGGCGGTGCCGACGTTGATGACGACGGCGATGCCGGGCGGGGCGATGCCGCACAGGTAGTCGATGTGCCCGATGCCGCGGGCGCTGTACTCCAGGACCAGGTAGCGGGTGGTCTCGTCGACCTTCAGCACCGTGTAGGGCAGCCCGATCTCGTTGTTGAGGGTGCCCTCGGGGGCGACGGTCGGTCCCAGCGCCCGGCACAGTTCGGCCATGACGTCCTTGGTGGAGGTCTTGCCGGCGGAGCCGGTGACGCCGATGATCTTCAGCTCCGGCAGCCGGTCGACCACGGCGCGGGCCAGTTTCCCGAAGGCCAGCTGCACGTCGTCGACGAGGATCGACGGGGCGTCGACCTCGCGGGACACCAGGGCCGCCACGGCGCCGTCGGCCACCGCGGCGGCGGCGAAGTCGTGGCCGTCGGCGTGTTCACCGGTGAAGGCGACGAACAGGCTGCCGGGTTCGATCTTGCGGGAGTCGTGCTCCACCGGACCGGTGACCCGGGTTTCGGGATTGGCGGTGTCGGACAGGCGGCCACCGACGGCCTCGGCGATCTCGGCCAGGGACATCGCGATCACGAGTAACGGGCTCCTTTACGGGCGGGCGGCGGACAGGGCGTCGGCGAGGACACGCCGGTCGTCGAAGGGCAGGACCCGGTCGGCGAGTTCCTGGCCCGATTCATGGCCTTTTCCAAGCAGCGCGATGGTATCGCCTGGCTTCGCGCGGGCTACGGCCTCATCGATGGCGGTGGCGCGGTCGGCCACTTCCAGGTGCGGCCGGTCGCCGACTCCGGCCAGGACCCCGGCGCGTACCGCCGCCGGGTCCTCGGTGCGCGGGTTGTCGTCGGTGACGATGACCAGGTCGGCGGCGCGGGCCGCGGCGTCGCCCATCAGGGTGCGTTTGGACGGGTCGCGGTCGCCGCCGGCGCCGATGACGGCGATGAGGGAGCCGGAGGTGATGGGGCGCAGGGCTTCCAGCACCGCGGTGATCGCGTCGGGTTTGTGGGCGTAGTCGACGACGCCGTGCACCGGGTTGTCCTCGGAGACCAGTTCCATCCGGCCCGGGACCCCGGCGCAGTCGGCGACCCCGGCGATGGCGGTCTCGACCGGGACGCCCACGGCGGTCAGGCAGCCGTAGGCCAGCAGCGCGTTGGCGATGTTGTGGCGGCCGGGCAGCCGCACCGAGCCGTGGTGGCGGCCGTGCGGGCTGGTGACCTCGAAGGACTGGTCGAAGCCGGAACCGGTGATGGAGTCCACCGACCAGGTGGCGTTGGCGTCGACGAGCGAGTAGGTGACGGTGTCGGGTGTGACCAGGCGTTTGGCCCAGGCGTCGTCGGCGTTGACGACCTCGACGCGGCAGCGGCCGTCGAACAGTTTCGCCTTGGCGGCGAAGTATTCGTCCACTGTGGGGTGGAAGTCGAGGTGGTCGAGGCCGAACATGGTGAAGCCGCCCACGGCGAAGGAGATGCCCTCGGCGCGGTGCAGGGTCAGCGCGTGGCTGGAGACCTCCATGACGATGTCGGTGACGCCCTGTTCCAGGGCGTAGGCGAACAGCGCCTGCAGTTCGGTGGCCTCGGGGGTGGTGCGTTCGGAGACGATGGTCTCGGCGCCGATGCGGGTCTCGACGGTGCCGATCAGGCCGGTGACGCGTCCGGCGGCCTTGAGTCCGGCCTCGACGAGGTAGGCGGTGGAGGTCTTGCCGCTGGTGCCGGTGATGCCGATGACCGACAGCCGTTTCGTGGGTTCGCCGTACACGGCCGAGGACACGACCCCGGCGGCGGCGCGCGGGTCGGGGTGGTGCAGCGCGGGCAGGCCGTGTTCGACGGCGGCCTCGACCCCCCAGGAGTCGGACAGCACCGCCACGGCGCCGCGTTCGACGGCCTCGGCGAGGAACTCGGCGCCGTGTCGTCGGGCACCGGGCACCGCCACGTACAGGTCACCGGGGCGTACCCGTGCCGAGGCCAGACTGACGCCGGTCACCTCGACCCGGCCCGGCTCGGCGTCGACCGGGACCGACAGCAGCCGCGCCAGGGCGGCCAGCGGTATCGGTGTCACGGTCTCGGGGCGCGGGAATCCAAGCACTCGGCGACATTACCCCGCCGGTGTGGTGGCCACACGGGTGTGGCACACACAAGCGGCGCCCGAACTTGCGCGAACCCTGGTCGGGCGGAGGTGGAATCCGTGAGAATGGCCTTTGCCACGGGACGCAAATAATGTCGCGATATGCGAGGTATACGCGGAAAACATAACCTACGCATTCGTAGGTTAGAGATTATTTTCGAAAGCTTTCATGTTCCAGGTCTTGCCACCAACATTCATAGCTGTATATAAATGCTCTACAAGCCCGAAAAACCCCCGACAACTGAGAAGAGGAACCCACAATGCCCGAGTTCGAATTTGGTCTTTTAGGAGCCCTAACGGCGCGGGTGAACGGCCATGACGCACCCTTGGGAGGCCTCAAGCCCCGCCGGATGCTCGCCACCTTCCTGTTGATGCCCGGTGAACAGCTGCCACTGGACCGGTTCATCGACGTGGTGTGGGGTGCCCAGCCCCCCAA containing:
- a CDS encoding UDP-N-acetylmuramoyl-tripeptide--D-alanyl-D-alanine ligase, with amino-acid sequence MIAMSLAEIAEAVGGRLSDTANPETRVTGPVEHDSRKIEPGSLFVAFTGEHADGHDFAAAAVADGAVAALVSREVDAPSILVDDVQLAFGKLARAVVDRLPELKIIGVTGSAGKTSTKDVMAELCRALGPTVAPEGTLNNEIGLPYTVLKVDETTRYLVLEYSARGIGHIDYLCGIAPPGIAVVINVGTAHMGEFGTVDGIARAKGELAEAVAPGGVVILNADDARVAAMRDRARARVVTFGEAESADIRATDVVSEAGQPRFTLHTPNGSAPVALKLYGAHHVSNTLAAAAVAVELGMAAEAIASVVSGPLSLSPRRMDVFTRADGTTVIDDSYNANPSSMAAAINALADLGKESRKIAVLGYMAELGDETEAAHLQVGELAARNDIDIVISVEEVAAAIAEGAGLAGSIAYGVDDQAEAIAKLDELLDVGDVVLVKGSRYRTWKVADYLRETRNSTKEAKA
- a CDS encoding UDP-N-acetylmuramoyl-L-alanyl-D-glutamate--2,6-diaminopimelate ligase, with product MLGFPRPETVTPIPLAALARLLSVPVDAEPGRVEVTGVSLASARVRPGDLYVAVPGARRHGAEFLAEAVERGAVAVLSDSWGVEAAVEHGLPALHHPDPRAAAGVVSSAVYGEPTKRLSVIGITGTSGKTSTAYLVEAGLKAAGRVTGLIGTVETRIGAETIVSERTTPEATELQALFAYALEQGVTDIVMEVSSHALTLHRAEGISFAVGGFTMFGLDHLDFHPTVDEYFAAKAKLFDGRCRVEVVNADDAWAKRLVTPDTVTYSLVDANATWSVDSITGSGFDQSFEVTSPHGRHHGSVRLPGRHNIANALLAYGCLTAVGVPVETAIAGVADCAGVPGRMELVSEDNPVHGVVDYAHKPDAITAVLEALRPITSGSLIAVIGAGGDRDPSKRTLMGDAAARAADLVIVTDDNPRTEDPAAVRAGVLAGVGDRPHLEVADRATAIDEAVARAKPGDTIALLGKGHESGQELADRVLPFDDRRVLADALSAARP